The following proteins come from a genomic window of Phnomibacter ginsenosidimutans:
- a CDS encoding 1-acyl-sn-glycerol-3-phosphate acyltransferase: MRWFWKWYLWSEDWSTQGEFPYHLKKMVIIVGPHTHWKDFIIGVAVRSAYRFSYVKFLGKQELFKPPFGFLFRWLGGTPVDRSNNNNLVDAVVQKFNESETLVIALSPEGTRKKVDKLRTGFYHIARQANVPILMAGLDFANRKVIFSEPFYTTENEEADYEIIRSFFRPIQGKIPEQGLMHF; this comes from the coding sequence ATGCGTTGGTTTTGGAAATGGTACTTATGGAGTGAAGACTGGTCTACACAAGGCGAGTTTCCGTATCACCTCAAAAAGATGGTGATTATAGTTGGGCCGCATACCCATTGGAAAGATTTTATTATTGGTGTGGCGGTACGCAGTGCCTACCGCTTTTCGTATGTCAAGTTTTTGGGCAAACAAGAATTGTTTAAGCCGCCGTTTGGTTTCCTGTTTCGCTGGCTAGGCGGCACGCCGGTAGACCGCAGCAACAACAACAATCTGGTAGATGCGGTGGTGCAAAAGTTTAATGAAAGCGAAACCCTGGTGATTGCCTTATCACCCGAAGGCACCCGCAAAAAAGTAGACAAGCTTCGTACAGGTTTTTACCACATTGCCAGGCAGGCCAATGTGCCCATCCTAATGGCGGGGCTCGATTTTGCCAATCGCAAAGTCATTTTTTCCGAACCGTTTTATACCACCGAAAACGAAGAAGCCGACTATGAAATCATCCGGAGTTTTTTCCGGCCCATACAAGGCAAAATACCGGAGCAGGGATTGATGCATTTTTAA
- a CDS encoding Gfo/Idh/MocA family protein, with protein MSSRRQFIKASSMASASLMLGAAGFSARSYRRIIGANDRVRVGVVGFSDRFKDTLGPCFMQHQQAQNFELVAVSDLWKLRREQGVAWLKANNNDATVQAFANNEALYSSKSVDAVIVSTADFQHALHAIEAVQAGCDAYVEKPFAETMADNRAALKAIKASQQIVQVGSQRRSGPNYHAANRFIRSGQFGPITMVELVWNVNQPGRWRRPSLVAQCQERDTDWKRYLMNRPFEKWDPRKYLEYRLFWPYSSGMPGQWMCHQIDTVHWFTDLQHPRSVVANGGIYAWKDGRQNWDTMTAVFDYGPADDMRNGFQVVFTSRMHNSTGGMSEIYYSNGGELNMLTNKVSPKGGLQKAEAAAMGMAPNLLPESDLNAQAAAVSVATAANMGADPLTSMHMLNWMECVRSRQQPNAPVEAGYYHSIASIMTNAAVRTGQKASFDSQRQEVMVGGKVFEL; from the coding sequence ATGTCATCTCGTCGCCAATTTATCAAAGCTTCTTCTATGGCCAGTGCCTCGCTGATGCTGGGTGCCGCCGGTTTTAGTGCCCGCAGCTATCGCCGCATCATCGGTGCCAACGATCGGGTGCGGGTGGGCGTAGTGGGCTTTTCTGACCGATTCAAAGACACACTGGGCCCCTGCTTTATGCAACACCAGCAGGCACAAAACTTTGAACTCGTAGCCGTCAGCGATTTGTGGAAGCTGCGCCGGGAGCAAGGCGTGGCCTGGCTGAAAGCCAACAACAACGACGCAACCGTTCAAGCTTTTGCCAACAACGAAGCCTTGTACAGCAGCAAAAGCGTAGATGCAGTGATTGTAAGCACCGCCGACTTTCAGCATGCGCTGCATGCCATAGAAGCCGTACAGGCCGGCTGCGATGCGTATGTAGAAAAACCATTTGCTGAAACCATGGCCGATAACCGGGCAGCACTCAAAGCCATTAAAGCCAGCCAGCAAATTGTACAAGTCGGTTCGCAGCGGCGCAGCGGGCCCAACTATCATGCAGCCAACCGGTTTATCCGCAGCGGTCAGTTTGGGCCCATTACCATGGTAGAGCTGGTGTGGAATGTAAACCAGCCCGGCCGCTGGCGCCGCCCATCGCTGGTAGCCCAATGCCAGGAAAGAGATACCGATTGGAAACGCTACCTCATGAATCGTCCCTTTGAAAAATGGGATCCCCGCAAGTACCTCGAGTACCGTTTGTTTTGGCCCTACTCATCGGGCATGCCCGGCCAGTGGATGTGCCACCAGATAGACACCGTGCATTGGTTTACTGATTTGCAACACCCACGGAGTGTGGTGGCCAATGGCGGCATTTATGCATGGAAAGATGGCCGCCAAAACTGGGATACCATGACGGCCGTTTTTGACTACGGTCCGGCGGATGACATGCGCAATGGTTTTCAGGTGGTGTTTACCAGCCGCATGCACAACAGCACGGGTGGCATGAGCGAAATTTATTACAGCAACGGTGGCGAACTCAACATGCTCACCAATAAAGTATCGCCGAAGGGTGGGTTGCAAAAAGCAGAAGCAGCGGCCATGGGCATGGCGCCCAACCTGCTGCCCGAAAGCGATTTGAATGCACAGGCTGCAGCTGTATCGGTAGCTACAGCAGCCAATATGGGTGCCGACCCGCTTACCAGCATGCACATGCTCAACTGGATGGAATGTGTTCGCAGCCGGCAGCAACCCAACGCCCCTGTAGAAGCAGGTTACTACCACTCCATTGCCAGCATCATGACCAATGCAGCGGTGCGTACCGGCCAAAAAGCCAGCTTCGACAGCCAGCGGCAGGAAGTGATGGTGGGTGGAAAAGTGTTTGAATTGTAA
- a CDS encoding DUF2490 domain-containing protein: protein MPARQVKHNFHTWTSLNSTMRFSNRWGMMADIHVRRNNGVKDPSFYFARIGANYWLNEKISFSLAYGHLWLAPSTAGWKTFGDEHRIHQQAQYAGALGKVGMLQRIRNEQRWVEKIANDKPTGKWRFTNRFRYLINFNIPLNNKPHRLSLVLADEIMMQQGKEVVYNSLDQNRIFIGIRQNLGHAWSYDAGYMNVYQQKYSGYQYDMNHTFRLFFYYTPDFRKSKTVAMHVPNLSDE, encoded by the coding sequence ATGCCTGCACGTCAGGTAAAGCATAATTTCCATACATGGACAAGCCTCAACAGCACCATGCGCTTTTCCAACCGGTGGGGCATGATGGCCGATATACATGTTCGCAGAAACAATGGGGTGAAAGATCCCAGTTTTTACTTCGCCAGAATTGGTGCTAACTATTGGCTGAATGAGAAGATTAGTTTTTCATTGGCCTACGGCCATCTTTGGCTGGCTCCAAGCACAGCAGGCTGGAAAACATTTGGCGATGAGCATCGCATCCATCAGCAAGCACAGTATGCAGGAGCTCTGGGAAAAGTTGGTATGCTACAACGCATCCGCAATGAACAACGCTGGGTAGAAAAAATAGCCAATGATAAACCTACCGGTAAATGGCGTTTTACCAATCGCTTTCGTTACCTCATCAATTTTAATATTCCGCTCAACAACAAACCGCATCGTTTGTCGCTGGTACTGGCCGATGAAATTATGATGCAGCAAGGCAAAGAAGTGGTGTACAACTCACTCGATCAAAACCGCATCTTCATTGGGATTCGGCAAAACCTCGGCCATGCGTGGAGCTACGATGCCGGCTACATGAACGTATACCAACAGAAATACAGCGGCTATCAGTACGACATGAATCATACGTTCCGGCTGTTTTTTTACTACACGCCCGATTTCAGAAAATCGAAAACCGTGGCCATGCATGTGCCCAATCTGTCCGACGAGTAA
- a CDS encoding 3-keto-disaccharide hydrolase yields MECSRKKNGVRLLWDGQTNNGWRGAYKNAFPEKGWQIANGELTVLPSDGGESTNGGDIVSIDTFKAFIFQFDFKLSEGANSGVKYFVTERENNSGSAIGLEYQILDDEKHPDAKMGSIGNRTLASLYDPIPSLREPRARRKIGEWNRGMIVVHPDNRVEHWLNGWKLLEYQRGTPYYYALVARSKYAAWPQFGMAAYGRLLLQDHGNKVSYRSLKVQELQ; encoded by the coding sequence ATTGAGTGCAGCCGAAAAAAGAATGGGGTTCGCCTGCTGTGGGATGGGCAAACCAACAATGGCTGGCGGGGCGCCTACAAAAATGCTTTTCCTGAAAAGGGCTGGCAAATAGCCAACGGCGAACTCACTGTGCTGCCCTCTGATGGTGGCGAAAGCACCAACGGTGGCGACATTGTCAGCATCGATACGTTTAAGGCGTTCATTTTCCAGTTTGATTTTAAACTGAGTGAAGGTGCCAATAGTGGCGTAAAATATTTTGTGACCGAAAGGGAAAACAACAGTGGCTCAGCCATTGGTTTGGAGTATCAGATTTTGGATGATGAAAAACATCCCGATGCCAAAATGGGCAGCATTGGCAACCGTACGTTGGCTTCTTTGTACGATCCGATTCCATCGTTGCGGGAGCCCCGTGCCCGCCGCAAAATTGGTGAGTGGAACCGCGGTATGATTGTGGTACACCCCGACAACCGCGTAGAACATTGGCTCAATGGCTGGAAGCTGCTGGAGTACCAACGAGGTACGCCTTATTACTATGCCTTGGTAGCCCGCAGCAAGTATGCCGCATGGCCGCAGTTTGGCATGGCCGCCTATGGCCGCCTGCTGCTGCAAGACCACGGCAACAAAGTGAGTTACCGCAGTTTGAAAGTGCAGGAGCTGCAATAA
- a CDS encoding alpha/beta hydrolase family protein: MKTLLTTLCCALLSLQALAQSFVTDTFTLTDNSRQRSIPVKLYRPATLSGLYPVVIFSHGLGGSREAAGYLGEALATHGYVCFFIQHHGSDETVWKGKPLAQAGAALKNSLKNPANFTNRAADIPFVVQALQQLQQQDATLKGHLDLNNIGMAGHSYGARSTMIAAGELLGGRIDQYAVPQIKAGLVLSPNTPEKVNGNLKDYYANIRIPLFHMTGTKDDYPLDRTGNFDPAQRKEPYQNISTSPQYLLVLNGATHATFGGGSRPRFGAANPRHLSAISTGAIAFFDAYLKNDNQQLQWLQQQYSSSLQKGDEFAYKAATAAQ; this comes from the coding sequence ATGAAAACACTGCTCACCACACTTTGCTGTGCCCTCCTTTCTCTACAGGCGCTGGCACAGTCTTTTGTTACCGACACTTTTACGCTTACAGACAACAGCCGTCAACGCAGCATTCCGGTAAAACTATACCGGCCTGCTACGCTCAGCGGCTTGTACCCTGTGGTTATTTTTTCGCATGGTTTGGGTGGCTCCAGAGAAGCTGCCGGCTACCTCGGCGAAGCATTGGCCACGCATGGGTATGTATGTTTTTTTATACAACACCATGGCAGCGATGAAACCGTATGGAAAGGAAAACCACTTGCACAGGCAGGGGCAGCTTTGAAAAACTCTCTGAAGAACCCCGCCAACTTCACCAACCGTGCCGCGGATATTCCATTTGTGGTGCAGGCATTACAACAATTGCAGCAGCAAGATGCCACATTGAAAGGCCATCTGGACCTGAATAATATTGGTATGGCTGGTCACTCTTATGGTGCCCGCAGCACCATGATTGCAGCCGGTGAATTGTTGGGTGGCCGCATTGATCAATATGCTGTGCCACAAATAAAAGCAGGGCTCGTACTAAGCCCCAACACACCAGAAAAAGTGAATGGCAATTTGAAAGATTATTATGCCAACATCCGCATTCCGCTTTTTCACATGACGGGCACCAAAGACGATTATCCGCTGGACAGAACTGGCAATTTTGATCCGGCGCAACGCAAGGAACCGTATCAAAATATCAGCACCAGTCCACAATATTTGCTGGTACTCAACGGTGCTACCCATGCTACGTTTGGCGGTGGTAGCAGGCCCAGATTTGGTGCTGCCAATCCGCGGCATTTATCGGCCATTAGTACAGGTGCTATTGCCTTTTTTGATGCCTATTTAAAAAACGATAATCAGCAATTGCAATGGTTGCAGCAGCAGTATAGCAGCAGCTTACAAAAGGGAGATGAGTTTGCTTACAAAGCAGCTACTGCGGCACAATAG
- a CDS encoding REP-associated tyrosine transposase: MSQQYKFRDANAIYFSTSTVVGWIDVFTRDIYRNILLDSIRFSQQNKGMQIHGWVLMTNHLHLIFSCTEPHKPAAVLKEIKSYTAMKIIDAIVNHPQESRKHWMLNEFEKYGQQNRSTHRFQFWQHENHPIQLENAAMYVSRLNYVHSNPVKAGFVAEPQEWLYSSAADYCRSRQQGPLSISFLNE, encoded by the coding sequence ATGAGTCAACAATACAAATTCCGAGATGCAAATGCCATTTATTTCAGCACCAGTACTGTAGTTGGTTGGATAGATGTTTTTACCAGAGATATCTATAGAAACATACTGCTGGACAGCATTCGGTTCAGCCAGCAAAACAAAGGCATGCAAATTCATGGCTGGGTACTCATGACCAACCACCTGCATTTAATTTTCTCATGTACTGAGCCGCATAAGCCTGCTGCTGTGCTGAAAGAAATAAAAAGCTATACAGCCATGAAAATCATCGATGCAATTGTCAATCATCCGCAGGAAAGCCGAAAGCATTGGATGTTGAATGAGTTCGAGAAATATGGACAGCAAAACAGGAGTACACATCGATTTCAGTTTTGGCAACATGAAAATCACCCCATTCAATTGGAGAATGCAGCCATGTATGTATCACGACTAAACTATGTACATTCAAATCCTGTGAAAGCAGGGTTTGTGGCGGAACCACAAGAGTGGCTGTATAGCAGTGCAGCCGATTATTGTCGGTCACGCCAACAAGGACCTTTATCCATTTCATTTTTGAATGAATAA
- a CDS encoding polyphosphate kinase 2 family protein: MKKRTDKRQWFEQYLQTLRVKPGKKVNLRKDFATDYDHKALTKEEGEILLKEGLEHVSQMQDKLYAQDKYSVLIVLQAMDAAGKDGAVKHVLSGLNPSGVKVTSFKTPSKEELDHDYLWRHYKALPARGEIGIFNRSHYENVLVTRVHPEYILNEHIPGINSVKDIKSSFWEERYKQINRFEKNLIDNGTIILKIFLHVSKDEQRKRFIERIDNPEKNWKFSVADAQERQHWDAYMQAYEEMLAATSTKEAPWFVLPADDKWFTRLCLGAVLTFEFEKLHLAYPAVSDATRQQLQEIKTALLAEEQPAKKKSKQS; encoded by the coding sequence ATGAAAAAGCGTACAGACAAGCGTCAGTGGTTTGAGCAATACCTGCAAACCCTTCGGGTAAAGCCCGGTAAAAAAGTAAATCTCCGCAAAGACTTTGCTACAGATTACGACCACAAAGCACTCACCAAAGAAGAAGGCGAAATACTGCTGAAAGAAGGGCTGGAGCATGTGTCACAAATGCAGGATAAGTTGTATGCGCAGGATAAGTACAGTGTGCTCATTGTACTGCAAGCCATGGATGCTGCCGGTAAAGATGGCGCTGTAAAACATGTGCTGAGCGGCCTAAACCCCAGCGGTGTAAAAGTGACCAGCTTTAAAACGCCATCGAAAGAAGAGCTCGACCACGACTACCTGTGGCGGCACTACAAAGCCTTGCCTGCCCGTGGCGAAATCGGCATTTTCAACCGCAGCCATTATGAAAATGTATTGGTGACGAGGGTGCATCCGGAGTACATTCTCAACGAGCATATTCCCGGCATCAATTCGGTAAAAGACATTAAGTCATCTTTTTGGGAAGAACGCTACAAGCAAATCAACCGCTTCGAAAAAAATTTGATTGATAACGGCACCATTATCCTGAAAATCTTTTTGCATGTATCGAAAGATGAACAGCGCAAACGCTTTATTGAACGCATCGACAACCCCGAAAAAAACTGGAAGTTTTCTGTGGCCGATGCACAAGAGCGGCAGCATTGGGATGCGTACATGCAAGCCTACGAAGAAATGCTGGCGGCCACATCTACCAAAGAAGCGCCATGGTTTGTACTGCCAGCCGACGACAAATGGTTTACCCGCTTGTGTTTGGGCGCAGTACTCACTTTTGAATTTGAAAAATTGCATCTGGCTTATCCTGCGGTAAGCGATGCTACCCGCCAGCAATTGCAGGAAATAAAAACGGCGTTGCTGGCAGAAGAGCAACCTGCTAAAAAGAAAAGCAAGCAATCCTGA
- the gldC gene encoding gliding motility protein GldC: MKQSTITIGVQLDEQKVPENILWNATDSTATDSQPAKAMMVSFWDGADKAALRIDLWTKEMMVDEMGDFFYQSLMGMADTFDRSTGQHALAHEMKHFAQDFFKKFQENLRQQG, translated from the coding sequence ATGAAACAATCAACCATTACGATAGGCGTACAGCTCGATGAGCAGAAAGTACCTGAAAATATTTTGTGGAACGCCACCGACAGCACCGCCACCGATAGCCAGCCGGCCAAAGCCATGATGGTGAGCTTTTGGGATGGCGCCGACAAAGCCGCCCTCCGCATCGACCTGTGGACCAAGGAAATGATGGTGGATGAAATGGGCGATTTCTTTTACCAAAGCCTCATGGGTATGGCCGACACTTTCGATCGCAGCACGGGCCAACATGCACTGGCGCATGAAATGAAACACTTTGCACAAGACTTCTTCAAGAAGTTTCAGGAGAACCTGCGGCAGCAAGGATAA